TGCGGGCGCAGGTCGAGCGCGACCTGGGGCGGATCAGGATGCTGATCGGCGTGCTGGCCTCCGCCGGCATCCTGCGGGCCGTCTCGCCGCGCGACCTTGCCGAGGAGTTGCGCGGCTGGATGCTCGCCGAGGTCGACTTCCGCAACTCGCTGGCAAACGTGACCGTCTTGCACCGCGAGGCTGCGGACAGCCCCATCGAGCGCATTCCGGAGCCGTTCCCGGCCTTCTGCGGGCCGCGCGTCGAGACGACGGAGCTGGTCCGGGGCGTGCCGCTCAGCGCCGTCCTTGACGTGCAGCGCGGCGGCACCGGCGGCATCTGGGCCGAAGCGGTGGCCCGCATCGACCGTGAGGCCGTGGCCGAGAATCTGCTGACGGCCACCCTGCGCCAGATCTTCCGCTACCGCTTCTTTCACGCCGACGTGCACCCGGGCAACCTGTTCGTGTTCGAGGATTCGAGCATCGGGTACGTCGATTTCGGGCTGTGCGTCGCCTGGGACGGCACAATGCGCGAGCGGCTGCTGCGCTACCTGGACGCCGTCTACCGCAGCGATGTCGAGCAGATGTACCGGGCGGCCTCCGAGATCCTGGTGCCGAGCGAAGACACCGACATGACGGCGTTCCGCACCGAATTCTTCTCCGAGAGCTGGCGCTGGATGAGCCGCCTGCGCGCCAGCAACGAGATGCGCGCCGGTGCGTCGGCGGTCAACGAGCCGTCTCCTATTGCCCAGTGGATGATCGCCGTGATGCAGGCGGCGCGGCGGAACGGCCTGCGCGTGCCATCGGTGGTGGTGTCGATCTATCGGGCGCTGCTGGTGGCCGAGAGCGTGGCCCATCAGTTGGAAGCCTCGGCCGATCTCCGCTCGGTCGGGCGGCGCTTCTTCGAGCGGCTCCGCACCGAGGAGCTGTACCGCTCGCTGGACCCGTCCAACCTCCAGCAGATCGCCCTGAGCGGCGTGCAATTGCAGCGGGACGGCCCCGGACAGATGCGGCAGTTGCTCGCCAACATGGTGGATGGCAGCTTCACGGTCACGGTCCACACGTTCGAAGCGCCGCGGGTCCGCCGGGCCTGGAACCGGCGGCTCAAGATGGTGGTGGCGGCGGCGCTGTCGCTCGGGGTGGCGGTCATCCTGACCCGTCCCGACTTGCCACCGGAGCTGACGACGCTGCTGGTCGTGATGCTGGCAGCGCTGTACCTGACCATCGCGGTGCTATGGGCACGCCTGCGCTGAGGCCGGTGGACGACGAGGCGGCCGGAACGGCCGTGCGGCCAGGAGGCGTGCTGTGATGTCGCCGGACTGGCAGCAGCCACCCGCGCCGGCCGCGCCGGGGCTGGCCGCGATGGTGCTCTCCCGGTCGGTGCTGTTCGCCGGGTGGTCAGCGGATGCGCTCGCCTTCGCGGCGGCGCGGTTCGTCCCACGGGCGATCCCGTCCGGAGCGCTGCTGTGTCGGCAGGGTGACCCTGGCGACGAGATGTTCGTCGTCGAGCGTGGACGGTTTGCCGTGGACGCCGTCATCAGCGGGCGCAGCGTCCGCTTTGCCGAGCTTGGGGCCGGCGCCGTCGTCGGAGAGATCGCCGTCCTGACCCAGCAGCCGCGTTCGGCGACGGTCACCGCGCTGGTGGACGGACACGTCTGGGCGCTCCACCGATCTGACTTCGACCTGCTCGCCGCGCAGTTCCAGGGGCTGGAACAGGCTGCCAACCGCCTGGCAGCCGAGCGGATCGCCCAGCAGCAGGGCTCGCCGCTGCCGCCAGCATCAACCGGGTGGCCGCCGGCGAATCCCTGGGAGGGCGGCCCTGGGCCGGGACACTATTCGTCGGACGGATGGGCGAGGCCTGGCGAACAGGCGCCGACCGGCGGGCCTGCAGCGGGCGGTCCGCCATCGTGGGGCGGGCAGACCATCGCCGGGCA
The DNA window shown above is from Chloroflexota bacterium and carries:
- a CDS encoding FHA domain-containing protein, with the protein product MMSPDWQQPPAPAAPGLAAMVLSRSVLFAGWSADALAFAAARFVPRAIPSGALLCRQGDPGDEMFVVERGRFAVDAVISGRSVRFAELGAGAVVGEIAVLTQQPRSATVTALVDGHVWALHRSDFDLLAAQFQGLEQAANRLAAERIAQQQGSPLPPASTGWPPANPWEGGPGPGHYSSDGWARPGEQAPTGGPAAGGPPSWGGQTIAGQAFGAGSPFRDGGAPLANEPIALALQPTQDVVTIGRDDGNDLVLRDPRVSRRHALVRRLGQTFRVEDLGSTNGIFVNGRRVDRADLRPGDLIQVGAQSLRFDPAVLTQYARGRGAQVDAVGLSRLVG
- a CDS encoding AarF/ABC1/UbiB kinase family protein, with product MIERRPSRSLFGRLVGGPAGFRRRLERLGPTWIKIGQYLALQPDLISREYADELMRLFDRVEPAPWAVVRQVIREDLGADPEDLFAAIDPEPIGSGAVAQTYRAQLRDGTEVAVKVQRPGVRAQVERDLGRIRMLIGVLASAGILRAVSPRDLAEELRGWMLAEVDFRNSLANVTVLHREAADSPIERIPEPFPAFCGPRVETTELVRGVPLSAVLDVQRGGTGGIWAEAVARIDREAVAENLLTATLRQIFRYRFFHADVHPGNLFVFEDSSIGYVDFGLCVAWDGTMRERLLRYLDAVYRSDVEQMYRAASEILVPSEDTDMTAFRTEFFSESWRWMSRLRASNEMRAGASAVNEPSPIAQWMIAVMQAARRNGLRVPSVVVSIYRALLVAESVAHQLEASADLRSVGRRFFERLRTEELYRSLDPSNLQQIALSGVQLQRDGPGQMRQLLANMVDGSFTVTVHTFEAPRVRRAWNRRLKMVVAAALSLGVAVILTRPDLPPELTTLLVVMLAALYLTIAVLWARLR